Proteins encoded within one genomic window of Pseudalkalibacillus sp. SCS-8:
- the frr gene encoding ribosome recycling factor: protein MSNTIIQQAEERMKKAVAAYKRELATLRAGRANPSLLDRVTVDYYGAPTPLNQMAGISVPEARLLVIQPYDKSVIGDIEKAIQKAELGLTPSNDGDVIRIAIPALTEERRKELVKLVKKYTEEGKVAVRNIRRDANDELKKSEKNGDLTEDELRRYNDEVQKLTDRFIADIDSIADDKEKEIMEV from the coding sequence ATGTCTAATACGATTATTCAACAAGCAGAAGAAAGAATGAAGAAGGCTGTAGCTGCTTACAAAAGGGAGCTCGCGACTCTTCGTGCTGGACGTGCAAATCCGTCCTTATTGGACCGTGTAACGGTTGATTATTACGGTGCTCCAACACCATTGAATCAGATGGCGGGAATCTCTGTGCCTGAAGCACGACTTCTTGTCATCCAACCGTATGATAAATCCGTCATCGGAGATATCGAAAAAGCGATTCAGAAAGCGGAGCTAGGATTGACGCCATCCAACGATGGTGATGTTATCCGTATCGCCATTCCTGCGTTGACAGAAGAGCGTCGTAAGGAGCTTGTAAAGCTCGTCAAGAAATACACAGAAGAAGGAAAAGTAGCAGTAAGAAACATCCGTCGTGATGCAAATGATGAGTTGAAGAAATCAGAGAAAAACGGTGACTTGACTGAAGATGAGTTGCGCCGCTATAACGATGAAGTTCAGAAACTTACAGATCGTTTCATTGCTGACATTGATTCAATCGCAGACGATAAAGAAAAAGAAATCATGGAAGTATAG
- the tsf gene encoding translation elongation factor Ts gives MAVTAQMVKELREKTGAGMMDCKKALTENDGDMDKAIDWLREKGISKAAKKADRIAAEGLTHIETKGNEAVIVEVNSETDFVAKNDSFKQLIVDIAKHLLDTKPASVEDALKKEMTGQTISVEEYINNAIAKIGEKISLRRFAILEKEDQDAFGAYLHMGGRIGVLSVIGGTTDEELAKDISMHVAAVNPRYINREQVSEEEVAREKEVLTQQALNEGKPENIVEKMVAGRINKFFEEICLVDQGFVKDPDQKVGKFVESKGGTVKGFVRYEVGEGMEKREENFADEVMSQVKK, from the coding sequence ATGGCAGTTACTGCACAAATGGTAAAGGAACTACGTGAAAAAACTGGCGCAGGTATGATGGACTGCAAGAAAGCTCTTACTGAAAACGATGGTGATATGGACAAAGCAATCGACTGGCTTCGCGAAAAAGGCATTTCCAAAGCAGCGAAGAAAGCTGACCGTATTGCTGCTGAAGGTCTAACTCACATTGAAACGAAAGGTAACGAAGCTGTTATCGTCGAAGTCAATTCTGAAACTGACTTTGTTGCGAAGAACGATTCCTTCAAGCAATTGATCGTTGATATCGCGAAACACCTACTTGATACGAAGCCAGCATCTGTTGAAGACGCTCTGAAAAAAGAAATGACTGGTCAAACGATTTCCGTTGAAGAGTACATCAACAATGCAATTGCAAAAATCGGAGAAAAAATTTCTCTTCGTCGTTTCGCAATCCTTGAAAAAGAAGACCAAGACGCATTTGGTGCATACCTTCACATGGGTGGCCGCATCGGTGTTCTTTCTGTCATCGGTGGAACAACGGATGAAGAACTTGCAAAAGATATCTCTATGCATGTAGCTGCTGTAAATCCTCGATACATCAACCGTGAGCAAGTTTCTGAAGAAGAAGTAGCTCGTGAGAAAGAAGTATTGACTCAACAAGCATTGAATGAAGGAAAGCCTGAAAACATCGTTGAGAAGATGGTGGCTGGACGAATCAACAAATTCTTCGAAGAAATCTGCTTGGTCGATCAAGGCTTCGTTAAAGATCCTGATCAAAAAGTCGGGAAGTTTGTTGAAAGCAAAGGCGGTACTGTAAAAGGATTCGTACGTTACGAAGTTGGCGAAGGAATGGAAAAGCGCGAAGAGAACTTTGCTGACGAAGTAATGTCACAAGTCAAGAAATAA
- a CDS encoding chemotaxis protein CheC — MITPEKLTDFHKDILKEIGNIGAGNAATALSQLMNRTIDMKVPSVKMALFHEVTELIGGDETVVAATFFRVTGDAPGNMFFILPLQEAVTYLRELTGDSEIEEESIFSSELAQSALQETGNILAGSYLSSFSDFTGLKLYPSVPFLSIDMAGAVLSQGLVELSQVSDYAILIDTELRGADNTQLGMDGHFLLLPDPDSFERIFHALGVT, encoded by the coding sequence ATGATTACTCCCGAAAAGCTGACCGATTTCCATAAGGACATTCTGAAGGAGATCGGAAATATTGGAGCGGGAAACGCAGCTACTGCATTGAGTCAATTGATGAACAGGACGATCGACATGAAAGTCCCATCCGTGAAGATGGCTCTCTTCCATGAAGTGACTGAACTAATCGGTGGAGATGAAACGGTCGTTGCAGCAACCTTCTTCCGTGTCACGGGTGACGCCCCTGGTAATATGTTTTTCATCCTGCCTTTGCAGGAAGCAGTCACTTATCTTAGGGAACTCACTGGTGATTCGGAAATCGAGGAAGAATCAATTTTTTCAAGTGAGCTTGCGCAATCCGCTCTTCAAGAAACGGGAAATATCCTTGCAGGATCCTATTTATCCTCATTTTCTGATTTTACAGGATTGAAGCTCTATCCTTCTGTTCCTTTTCTCTCAATTGATATGGCTGGTGCTGTGCTTTCTCAAGGTCTGGTCGAATTATCCCAGGTCAGCGATTATGCAATCCTCATTGATACTGAATTGAGAGGTGCCGATAATACCCAGTTAGGAATGGATGGGCATTTCCTATTGTTACCCGACCCTGATTCATTTGAAAGAATTTTTCATGCTTTGGGAGTAACTTAA
- a CDS encoding chemotaxis protein CheW: MSEMKTVETEIKAIVFQLIDEEYGVDVHQVRSIERLQEITRVPRTPAFVKGVINLRGVVTPVIDLRSRFDLPEAEHTDETRIIIVRANELEVGMIVDSANDVIDVPTNTIEPAPKVVGGIDAEYLDGVAKLENRLLILLNLDKVLNPEEIIALREFKEKGE; the protein is encoded by the coding sequence ATGTCTGAAATGAAAACAGTAGAAACAGAGATCAAAGCAATCGTATTCCAGCTTATTGATGAAGAGTATGGAGTTGATGTCCATCAGGTCCGTTCGATTGAACGTCTTCAAGAGATTACCAGAGTTCCACGTACTCCAGCTTTTGTAAAGGGCGTCATTAACCTCCGTGGCGTTGTCACCCCCGTTATAGATTTGCGGAGCAGATTTGATTTGCCTGAAGCAGAACATACAGATGAGACGAGAATCATCATTGTCAGAGCAAATGAACTTGAAGTCGGGATGATCGTTGATTCAGCAAATGACGTCATTGATGTTCCTACGAATACGATCGAACCAGCACCGAAGGTAGTCGGTGGGATTGATGCCGAATATTTGGATGGTGTCGCAAAGCTAGAGAATAGACTATTGATTCTTCTTAATTTGGATAAAGTATTGAATCCGGAAGAAATCATTGCGTTAAGGGAATTCAAGGAGAAAGGTGAATGA
- a CDS encoding isoprenyl transferase, which produces MLNKFTNLTKMNKESNQGVQLDLSRVPKHVAIIMDGNGRWAKKRGLPRIAGHREGMKVVRKIVRRANQLGINALTMYAFSTENWKRPKPEVEFIMKLPEQFLVTYLPELIEENVQVRIMGEEEGVPSYTLKAVHEAVERTKHNDGLILNFALNYGSRYEITSAVRKLALEVEQGNLRSEDVNEKMIGSYMMSNDIGDPELLIRTSGEIRLSNFMLWQLAYTELWFTDVYWPDFSEADFDSAIHDYQNRGRRFGGV; this is translated from the coding sequence ATGCTAAATAAGTTTACAAACTTGACGAAAATGAACAAAGAGTCCAATCAGGGCGTTCAACTTGATCTTTCACGTGTTCCGAAACATGTAGCAATCATCATGGATGGGAATGGACGATGGGCAAAGAAACGTGGCTTGCCACGAATTGCGGGGCATCGTGAAGGAATGAAGGTAGTAAGGAAGATTGTACGAAGAGCAAATCAATTAGGTATTAATGCATTGACGATGTACGCTTTTTCAACAGAAAATTGGAAACGCCCGAAACCAGAAGTCGAATTCATTATGAAGCTTCCTGAGCAATTCCTTGTCACCTATCTTCCTGAACTTATTGAAGAAAACGTTCAAGTCCGCATCATGGGAGAGGAAGAAGGAGTTCCATCTTATACATTGAAGGCTGTTCATGAAGCTGTAGAACGCACCAAACATAATGATGGTCTTATTTTGAATTTCGCTCTCAATTATGGAAGCAGATATGAAATTACTTCTGCTGTCCGTAAACTTGCCTTAGAGGTTGAGCAAGGTAACCTACGATCAGAGGACGTCAACGAGAAGATGATTGGTTCCTACATGATGTCTAATGATATAGGTGATCCTGAATTGTTGATTCGGACAAGCGGGGAAATACGACTCAGCAACTTCATGCTCTGGCAGTTGGCTTATACTGAGCTCTGGTTTACGGATGTGTACTGGCCAGACTTTTCAGAAGCTGATTTCGATTCAGCGATTCACGATTATCAAAATAGAGGCAGAAGGTTTGGTGGGGTATAA
- a CDS encoding FapA family protein produces the protein MGKDHLSEYIDLEMRAQNMEAVLIPLTKMEEALELDDILLFLQENHIVHGINTNAIEQVLEDVTAWSEPLVVAEGTQPEQGTHGYIRPILSADDAQEYTGESRFVDLRLTTKIHSVVKGEKIAEIIPPTEGKDGIDVTGEIIKPKPGKPIHIKKTPNIIVDEEKGHIYALTNGQVSYQKRSVYVFPVYEVQGDLDLKTGNLSFTGNIHVHGDIPSGYTITADGDVRIAGSVEASTIKAGGSIYIRDGIAGQGKGIIEAGCNIHTGYINQGIVHAGGDLHVNQVNHSTLQINGTIYCQKGNGIIHGGTITSGGSIHVNQAGTELMTRTQFFFGVPPSVIEKFEHLSTALAEEEENLKKLERLREKLERKNPDECSTQERVLLLKVKNTIKLTRDKIKELKLEYEIVKQDFIDVQDHSLFVNGTIHPGVEVTFGKYKRVLTSEYKTVELILSSGEIVIQSQNEEKFEGRNSLVRR, from the coding sequence ATGGGAAAGGATCACTTATCTGAATACATTGATCTGGAAATGAGGGCTCAGAACATGGAGGCCGTTCTCATTCCTTTGACCAAGATGGAAGAGGCTTTAGAACTTGATGATATTCTCCTATTTCTACAAGAAAACCATATCGTCCATGGAATTAATACCAACGCCATTGAACAGGTACTCGAGGATGTGACAGCATGGTCAGAACCTCTCGTGGTGGCTGAAGGAACCCAGCCTGAACAGGGGACACATGGATACATAAGACCGATTCTGTCTGCAGATGATGCTCAAGAATATACAGGGGAATCGAGATTTGTAGATTTGAGATTGACGACTAAGATCCATTCGGTTGTAAAAGGAGAAAAGATCGCTGAAATCATCCCCCCTACAGAAGGTAAGGATGGAATCGACGTAACTGGTGAAATCATCAAGCCGAAGCCCGGGAAACCAATACATATTAAAAAAACACCCAATATCATAGTGGATGAAGAAAAAGGCCATATCTATGCGCTCACAAATGGACAAGTCAGTTATCAGAAGCGCTCAGTCTATGTCTTTCCTGTCTATGAAGTCCAAGGGGATCTCGACCTTAAGACGGGCAATTTATCGTTTACAGGTAATATCCATGTACATGGGGATATCCCTTCAGGTTATACGATCACCGCAGATGGAGATGTAAGGATCGCGGGCTCAGTGGAAGCTTCGACCATCAAGGCTGGCGGTTCCATTTACATCCGGGATGGCATTGCCGGTCAAGGAAAAGGAATCATTGAGGCAGGCTGTAACATCCATACAGGATACATTAATCAAGGAATCGTCCATGCAGGGGGAGATCTGCATGTCAATCAAGTCAACCATAGCACGCTACAAATCAATGGAACAATATATTGCCAAAAGGGTAATGGAATCATACACGGTGGGACGATTACATCTGGAGGGTCCATACATGTGAATCAGGCGGGTACGGAGTTGATGACCAGAACCCAGTTCTTTTTCGGTGTCCCTCCATCTGTCATTGAAAAGTTCGAACATCTCTCAACTGCACTAGCGGAAGAGGAAGAGAATTTGAAGAAGCTTGAAAGGCTGAGGGAAAAACTTGAACGGAAAAACCCTGATGAGTGCTCAACCCAAGAACGTGTCCTTCTATTGAAAGTCAAGAATACGATCAAATTGACTCGTGATAAAATCAAAGAGTTGAAATTGGAATATGAAATTGTCAAACAAGATTTCATTGATGTCCAAGACCATTCTTTGTTTGTCAACGGCACCATCCATCCAGGTGTAGAAGTGACATTCGGTAAATATAAGAGGGTGTTGACCTCGGAATACAAAACGGTCGAGCTGATACTGTCTTCAGGAGAAATCGTCATTCAAAGTCAAAATGAAGAAAAGTTTGAAGGTCGAAACTCATTGGTAAGGAGGTAA
- a CDS encoding FliA/WhiG family RNA polymerase sigma factor, translating into MRKGTTSEASVYWDSWSKYKDKESCEALLEMHLPLVQYHVQRIAVGLPRNVNKDELRSHGLMGLYDAINKFDPSRDLKFDTYASFRIRGAILDGLRREDWLPRSLREKTKKIEMTIERLEQERMRSVSAQEVAEEIGLPEEEILTIMSESFMANILSIDEENKDSDANEKIGYTIEDKKVDTPESLMLTSELHHHLTEVIDDLNEKEQLVVSLFYYEELTLTEIGEVLNLSTSRISQIHSKALFKLRNVLNKYLVS; encoded by the coding sequence ATGCGTAAGGGGACCACATCAGAAGCGAGTGTATATTGGGACAGCTGGTCGAAATACAAAGATAAAGAATCTTGTGAGGCGTTATTGGAGATGCATTTGCCTTTGGTCCAATACCACGTTCAACGAATCGCTGTCGGCTTGCCGAGGAATGTCAATAAGGATGAATTACGTAGTCATGGCCTGATGGGTTTGTATGATGCAATCAACAAATTCGACCCATCAAGAGATCTCAAATTCGATACATACGCTTCTTTCAGAATAAGAGGTGCGATTCTGGATGGACTTCGCAGGGAAGATTGGCTGCCGCGTTCATTAAGGGAAAAGACAAAGAAAATCGAAATGACGATTGAGCGGCTGGAGCAGGAAAGGATGCGCTCTGTAAGTGCTCAAGAAGTTGCCGAAGAGATTGGATTACCAGAAGAAGAAATTCTTACGATCATGTCTGAGAGTTTTATGGCGAATATCCTCTCTATCGATGAAGAAAACAAAGACAGCGATGCAAACGAGAAAATCGGTTATACAATTGAAGATAAAAAGGTGGATACACCTGAAAGTCTTATGTTGACAAGCGAACTCCATCATCATCTAACAGAGGTTATAGATGATTTGAATGAAAAAGAACAGCTTGTTGTCAGTCTCTTTTATTATGAAGAATTGACACTCACAGAGATCGGAGAGGTATTGAACCTTTCTACTTCTAGGATTTCACAAATCCATTCGAAAGCATTATTCAAGCTTCGAAATGTATTAAATAAATACTTGGTTTCCTGA
- the pyrH gene encoding UMP kinase, which yields MSTPKYNRVVLKLSGEALSGSVGYGIDPAIIQSIAKQVKELVEMNVEVAVVVGGGNIWRGKAGSEMGMDRATADYMGMLATVMNSLALQDSLENIEVETRVQTSIEMRQVAEPYIRRKAIRHLEKKRVVIFAAGTGNPYFSTDTTAALRAAEIEAEVILMAKNNVDGVYTADPKTDETAKKYNSLSYLEVLKEGLAVMDSTASSLCMDNDIPLIVFSIMEEGNIKRVIEGENIGTVVRGK from the coding sequence ATGAGTACGCCGAAATATAATAGAGTCGTATTAAAATTAAGCGGAGAAGCACTTTCAGGTAGTGTTGGTTATGGGATTGACCCGGCCATCATCCAATCCATCGCAAAGCAGGTAAAAGAGCTGGTGGAAATGAATGTTGAAGTCGCAGTCGTGGTTGGCGGCGGTAACATCTGGAGAGGAAAAGCTGGAAGCGAAATGGGTATGGACAGAGCTACAGCTGATTACATGGGCATGTTAGCAACGGTCATGAATTCACTTGCTCTTCAAGATAGCTTAGAGAATATTGAAGTGGAAACTCGTGTTCAAACCTCTATCGAAATGCGTCAAGTAGCTGAACCTTATATCCGCAGGAAAGCAATCAGACATCTTGAAAAGAAACGGGTCGTCATTTTCGCAGCAGGGACCGGAAACCCCTATTTCTCCACAGATACGACAGCAGCGTTACGAGCAGCAGAAATTGAAGCAGAAGTCATCCTCATGGCGAAGAATAACGTTGACGGGGTTTACACTGCTGATCCGAAAACAGACGAAACAGCTAAAAAGTACAATAGCTTGTCTTATCTGGAAGTATTGAAAGAAGGTCTGGCAGTAATGGATTCCACTGCATCATCCTTATGCATGGACAATGACATTCCATTGATCGTATTCTCGATTATGGAAGAAGGAAACATTAAGCGCGTTATCGAAGGCGAAAATATTGGAACTGTTGTGAGGGGGAAATAA
- a CDS encoding chemotaxis protein CheD: MNKTIEIIQVKISDYQLAKAPHHLKTTGLGSCVGVVIYEQAAKVAGMAHVMLPSSTMAREVSFNFAKYADTALPAMVDEMVQTYRLRRDSLVAKIAGGAQMFQFSGKSEALRVGPRNVEAVKETLHDLDIPVISEDVGGSNGRTITFDSENGILQIRTIHKGITTI; the protein is encoded by the coding sequence ATGAACAAAACGATTGAAATCATCCAGGTGAAAATTTCAGATTACCAGCTTGCAAAAGCACCTCATCATCTTAAAACAACAGGCCTCGGATCGTGTGTAGGTGTCGTGATCTATGAACAGGCGGCTAAGGTGGCAGGTATGGCCCATGTGATGCTGCCAAGCTCAACGATGGCAAGAGAAGTTTCGTTCAACTTTGCAAAGTATGCAGATACAGCACTTCCGGCAATGGTCGATGAAATGGTCCAAACCTATCGTTTACGACGGGATTCACTCGTTGCTAAAATTGCTGGTGGGGCACAAATGTTTCAATTCAGTGGGAAGAGTGAAGCGCTCAGAGTCGGACCGAGAAATGTGGAAGCAGTGAAGGAGACCTTGCATGATCTTGATATTCCGGTTATTTCTGAGGATGTGGGAGGCAGTAATGGCAGGACGATCACGTTTGATTCAGAAAATGGGATTTTACAGATCCGTACGATCCACAAAGGAATCACGACCATTTAA
- the rpsB gene encoding 30S ribosomal protein S2, translating into MAVISMKQLLEAGVHFGHQTRRWNPKMARYIFTERNGIYIIDLQKTVKKVEEAYNYMRDIAADGGKILFVGTKKQAQESVKDEAVRAGQYYINQRWLGGTLTNFDTIRKRIKRLKDLEKMQEDGTFDVLPKKEVILLKKEMDRLEKFLGGIKDMNGLPDVLFVIDPRKERIAIAEARKLNIPIVAIVDTNCDPDEVDVVIPGNDDAIRAVKLLTSKMADAVVEANQGNAEEASTQEEEEEVKA; encoded by the coding sequence ATGGCAGTTATTTCAATGAAACAATTGTTAGAAGCTGGTGTTCACTTCGGTCACCAAACACGCCGTTGGAACCCAAAGATGGCACGTTACATCTTCACAGAGCGTAACGGCATCTACATCATCGACCTTCAAAAGACAGTTAAGAAGGTTGAAGAAGCGTATAATTATATGCGCGACATCGCGGCGGACGGAGGAAAAATTCTTTTCGTCGGAACGAAAAAGCAAGCTCAAGAGTCTGTTAAAGACGAAGCTGTGCGTGCAGGTCAATATTACATCAACCAACGTTGGTTAGGTGGAACATTGACAAACTTTGATACGATCCGTAAGCGTATCAAGCGTTTGAAGGATCTTGAAAAAATGCAAGAAGACGGAACGTTCGATGTCCTTCCTAAGAAAGAAGTTATCCTTCTTAAAAAGGAAATGGATCGTCTTGAGAAATTCCTAGGCGGAATCAAAGACATGAACGGTCTTCCAGATGTCCTTTTCGTTATTGACCCTCGTAAAGAGCGCATCGCTATTGCAGAAGCACGTAAGTTGAACATTCCAATCGTTGCAATCGTCGACACAAACTGTGATCCAGACGAAGTGGATGTTGTCATCCCAGGTAACGACGATGCAATCCGTGCTGTCAAGCTATTGACTTCGAAAATGGCAGATGCAGTTGTCGAAGCGAACCAAGGTAACGCTGAAGAAGCTTCTACTCAAGAAGAGGAAGAAGAAGTAAAAGCGTAA
- a CDS encoding DUF6115 domain-containing protein: MTEFLLGVSFFIHLITILSIIVIWKKSEAAGHEDVKRMKTELEDILLAYTTEMKEENDAFIKELQRMNNSKESNGHIAERTNTSNEKGPEEKTPEKQGNQSDPIHYIPPFDDTVEEFGPSLLSQVLSLKDQNYSIDEIAKRVNKGKGEIELLIKFHQDRH; this comes from the coding sequence ATGACTGAATTCCTATTAGGTGTCAGTTTTTTCATTCATCTAATAACAATCCTTTCCATCATCGTCATATGGAAAAAATCAGAAGCAGCAGGACATGAGGATGTCAAAAGGATGAAAACAGAATTGGAGGATATCCTCCTGGCCTATACAACTGAAATGAAAGAAGAGAATGATGCCTTCATTAAAGAACTTCAACGTATGAACAACAGTAAAGAATCGAATGGACATATTGCAGAAAGAACAAACACGTCCAATGAAAAGGGACCTGAAGAAAAAACGCCAGAAAAACAGGGAAATCAGTCGGATCCTATTCATTATATCCCCCCTTTCGATGATACGGTCGAGGAATTCGGACCTTCACTCTTGTCCCAGGTCTTATCATTAAAAGATCAGAACTATTCGATAGATGAAATCGCAAAAAGGGTGAATAAAGGGAAAGGTGAGATCGAGCTACTCATAAAATTTCATCAAGATAGGCATTAG